One genomic region from Streptomyces sp. NBC_00582 encodes:
- the mreD gene encoding rod shape-determining protein MreD yields MRVNRILLSVPLVVVALVIQVSVLARLHLPGAVPDLLLLTVLGLAMVYGHVGGALIGFGAGLLADLAPPADHAAGRYALVLCVIGYLAGLVKPETGQIKSATGPMAVVVAAAVGSTLLYAGVGALVGDTAARHVGLTGLLFSAALYDLLLAPFVVPGVMFLARRAENDPLAETNSAAKGSDISSGWLSSGTGLKIGGQRGGLKMRAAKSRATRAGRIKGVKRL; encoded by the coding sequence ATGCGCGTCAACCGGATCCTGCTCTCGGTCCCGCTGGTCGTCGTCGCCCTGGTGATCCAGGTGAGCGTCCTCGCCCGCCTCCATCTCCCGGGTGCCGTCCCCGATCTGCTGCTCCTGACCGTCCTGGGCCTCGCCATGGTCTACGGCCATGTCGGCGGCGCCCTCATCGGCTTCGGCGCGGGTCTCCTCGCCGACCTCGCGCCGCCCGCCGACCACGCGGCCGGCCGCTACGCCCTCGTGCTCTGTGTGATCGGCTATCTCGCCGGGCTCGTCAAGCCCGAGACCGGCCAGATCAAGTCGGCGACCGGACCGATGGCCGTGGTGGTCGCCGCGGCGGTCGGCTCCACCCTGCTGTACGCGGGCGTCGGCGCCCTCGTCGGCGACACGGCGGCCCGTCATGTCGGCCTGACCGGGCTGCTGTTCTCGGCCGCCCTGTACGACCTGCTGCTCGCCCCGTTCGTGGTCCCCGGGGTGATGTTCCTGGCCCGGCGGGCGGAGAACGACCCGCTCGCGGAGACCAACTCCGCGGCCAAGGGCTCGGACATCTCCTCGGGCTGGCTGTCCTCCGGGACGGGCCTGAAGATCGGCGGCCAGCGCGGCGGACTCAAGATGAGAGCGGCGAAGTCGCGGGCGACCCGGGCCGGTCGCATCAAGGGGGTCAAGCGGCTGTGA